A window of the Bdellovibrio sp. ZAP7 genome harbors these coding sequences:
- a CDS encoding serine/threonine-protein kinase translates to MKTPKRIGQFQIIKRIAEGGMAEVYLGKSDSRFGVSKLVAIKTTLPDEQNSEIFKDMFFKEIRVSANLNHQNIVKIYDFGEHNHRAFMVMEYIHGVTLRDLMSYHRDKEDPLPTPFILYIVHQVALALAYAYQSVDPQTGQSLKLIHRDISPHNILISFEGEVKIIDFGIAKATMDVEQTQHGQVKGKVAYMSPEQINRETLDHRTDIFSLGIVFWELLANTRFFAGNTVGEVKESIRLYDVANLPTAVIKDRSEELLNVLPRMLHHIAQFRAEDANELARHIGTLLSTKHPDFSALSLADYLKEVFAMTYKDTMEQIRQFVVEDDKTMTISTTATAEEVMSMLTNKSITAPILKNIKVPAPPVYVPPEMIPPRPKWTNPSPNILNIPNRPLGQNGKFSNLLKGAVAIALLLTVGLLLGKENLETKKPAPQVYSSVPTLTPIQPRRAAPQPVLPAPPSPFKKPPTYTHKKVLKKNRLPASPKPAKRVSPYQKNVKN, encoded by the coding sequence ATGAAGACACCCAAAAGAATCGGACAATTTCAGATAATCAAGCGCATCGCCGAAGGTGGGATGGCGGAAGTTTATTTGGGAAAATCCGATTCAAGATTCGGTGTCAGCAAGCTTGTCGCGATCAAAACAACTCTGCCGGATGAGCAAAATTCTGAAATTTTCAAAGACATGTTTTTTAAAGAAATTCGCGTCAGTGCAAATTTGAATCATCAAAACATCGTGAAGATATATGATTTCGGAGAGCACAACCATCGCGCCTTCATGGTGATGGAATACATTCACGGCGTGACCTTGCGAGACCTGATGTCATATCACCGCGACAAAGAGGATCCTCTCCCGACGCCATTCATTCTGTATATTGTACATCAGGTGGCATTGGCCTTGGCCTATGCTTATCAGTCAGTGGATCCCCAAACAGGTCAGTCACTTAAACTGATTCACCGGGATATCAGCCCTCACAATATTCTGATCTCCTTCGAGGGTGAAGTAAAAATCATCGATTTCGGGATTGCCAAAGCCACCATGGATGTCGAGCAGACTCAACATGGGCAGGTCAAAGGCAAAGTCGCCTATATGAGTCCCGAGCAAATCAATCGCGAAACTTTGGACCATCGCACAGACATTTTTTCATTGGGAATTGTGTTCTGGGAGCTACTCGCCAATACCCGTTTCTTTGCCGGAAACACAGTCGGTGAAGTCAAAGAATCCATTCGCCTTTATGATGTTGCAAATCTTCCAACCGCGGTGATCAAAGACCGCTCCGAAGAACTCTTAAATGTTTTGCCACGCATGCTTCACCACATTGCTCAGTTCCGCGCCGAAGATGCGAATGAACTTGCAAGACATATTGGAACATTGCTTTCGACCAAGCATCCGGATTTTTCGGCACTCTCGTTGGCGGACTATCTAAAAGAAGTTTTCGCCATGACCTATAAAGATACCATGGAACAGATCCGTCAGTTCGTTGTCGAAGACGATAAAACCATGACGATCAGTACAACGGCGACCGCTGAAGAAGTGATGTCGATGCTAACCAATAAATCAATCACCGCACCGATCCTGAAAAACATCAAAGTCCCAGCACCACCCGTTTACGTTCCACCCGAAATGATCCCGCCACGCCCTAAGTGGACGAATCCCTCACCAAACATTTTAAATATTCCCAACAGGCCCCTCGGCCAAAACGGAAAATTCAGCAACCTACTAAAAGGCGCCGTAGCCATAGCGTTGCTATTAACAGTGGGCTTACTACTTGGAAAAGAAAACTTAGAAACAAAAAAGCCAGCTCCACAGGTTTACTCGTCAGTCCCAACACTGACCCCTATCCAACCCAGAAGAGCAGCCCCACAACCCGTGCTTCCAGCACCTCCGAGCCCCTTCAAAAAGCCACCAACATACACTCACAAAAAAGTGCTGAAAAAAAACCGCCTCCCCGCTTCCCCAAAACCCGCGAAGCGCGTAAGCCCCTACCAAAAAAACGTAAAAAACTAA
- a CDS encoding diguanylate cyclase encodes MANNDDSDNLEKTSIVASDTFKGKLREADDVPPAVLVLIGPPGYVGKQYPITANDITIGRSVESQVYIDDKSLSRSHAKFAVNGSEVSVIDLGSTNKTVVNGQTIPPLASCLLKNNDQIKTGNVIFKFLEKGSLEAMSTSALYERAQKDALTGAHSKGALIEKGPEAMKRSEVLNEPLSLVTFDIDHFKKINDGYGHPGGDYVLKELCRIVIMKLIRANDFFARYGGEEFVLLLSGSNPKVAAEVGERIRHTIETSEFVFEGKKIPVTISVGVATKYAAETEWTQLYERADKALYQSKQGGRNKVTVAP; translated from the coding sequence ATGGCTAACAATGACGATTCTGATAATTTAGAAAAAACCAGTATAGTTGCGAGTGATACTTTTAAAGGTAAATTGCGCGAGGCAGATGATGTTCCTCCTGCAGTTTTGGTTTTGATTGGGCCTCCAGGATACGTGGGTAAGCAATATCCCATCACTGCGAATGACATTACGATCGGCCGCTCTGTGGAAAGCCAAGTCTATATCGATGATAAAAGTTTAAGTCGTTCGCATGCGAAATTTGCAGTGAATGGCAGTGAAGTTTCCGTGATCGACTTGGGTTCGACAAATAAGACTGTGGTGAATGGTCAGACGATTCCGCCATTGGCTTCTTGCTTGCTTAAGAACAATGACCAAATCAAAACCGGAAACGTTATTTTCAAGTTCCTGGAAAAAGGCAGTCTTGAAGCCATGAGTACTTCTGCGTTGTATGAGCGCGCACAAAAAGATGCTTTGACGGGTGCCCACTCTAAAGGTGCTTTGATCGAAAAAGGTCCCGAGGCGATGAAGCGTTCAGAAGTACTGAATGAGCCTTTAAGTTTGGTGACGTTCGACATCGACCACTTTAAAAAAATCAACGACGGTTATGGTCACCCGGGTGGCGACTATGTCCTAAAAGAACTTTGCCGTATCGTGATCATGAAATTGATCCGTGCGAATGACTTTTTTGCCCGTTATGGTGGTGAGGAATTCGTTTTGCTTCTTTCTGGATCAAATCCAAAAGTGGCGGCGGAAGTTGGTGAACGTATTCGTCATACTATTGAAACCAGCGAATTCGTTTTCGAAGGTAAAAAAATTCCGGTCACAATTTCTGTCGGAGTCGCTACGAAATATGCGGCAGAGACGGAATGGACACAGCTTTACGAACGGGCGGACAAAGCGCTCTACCAATCAAAACAGGGCGGACGAAACAAAGTCACTGTCGCTCCTTAA
- a CDS encoding carbohydrate porin: MKIIFWVLTILFAVNNAHALEADFTSYLRGGTGISQEGGKMECFRNKNLPGNFLRLGNECDFYTELGFVFHHKKADEADPSFFRTQLRYAYSSDGLRQWESTKTTIPANPSTATTVTVPKSEIEAYVKAGGFEGNPIEYWVGKRFYRDVDLFIFDWYYYGEMAGVGAGVEAIPVGPGKLAIANLIQANEDFATTSIGRPVLNIWDFRYSTIPVFAEQNISFWGVYAWAKESTQGTTTFEATNGYVLATKLEGKGLGGYNKAVLEFGQGAMNQFNVYGKSAVDASQASERAQNKAWNVRLVEDWSMDVADRWAFMAGFAASYGSNGLDQDNVVQWQGIGVRPVYYFTDRFQLATEVGYTRYEDQNEKDKVTNAYIGPRDLGRVAIAPQLSFKKSIWGRPVMRAYASYSFWNSANQGADYIGGNAPTFADKSSGFNVGYQYEVWF, encoded by the coding sequence ATGAAAATAATCTTTTGGGTTCTTACGATATTGTTCGCAGTTAATAACGCGCATGCTCTCGAAGCTGACTTCACTTCGTATCTTCGGGGTGGAACAGGGATCAGCCAAGAAGGCGGCAAAATGGAATGCTTCCGCAATAAGAATTTGCCGGGTAATTTCCTACGTTTAGGAAATGAATGCGACTTCTATACTGAATTAGGATTCGTATTCCATCACAAAAAAGCGGATGAGGCCGATCCCTCTTTTTTCAGAACGCAACTACGCTACGCGTATAGTTCTGACGGTTTACGTCAATGGGAATCTACGAAAACAACGATTCCAGCAAATCCTTCAACAGCAACAACTGTCACAGTTCCTAAATCCGAAATCGAAGCTTACGTCAAAGCCGGTGGCTTTGAAGGCAATCCGATTGAATATTGGGTCGGTAAAAGATTCTATCGTGACGTCGATTTGTTCATCTTTGACTGGTACTACTATGGCGAGATGGCCGGTGTTGGTGCTGGTGTTGAAGCCATTCCAGTGGGCCCAGGTAAGTTGGCGATCGCGAACTTGATTCAAGCCAATGAAGACTTCGCGACTACATCTATCGGTCGTCCGGTTTTGAATATCTGGGATTTCAGATACTCTACGATTCCTGTTTTCGCAGAACAAAACATTAGCTTCTGGGGTGTTTATGCGTGGGCGAAAGAAAGCACTCAAGGCACAACTACTTTCGAGGCAACAAATGGTTATGTGTTAGCGACAAAACTTGAGGGCAAAGGCCTGGGTGGTTACAACAAAGCTGTCCTTGAATTCGGTCAAGGCGCTATGAACCAGTTCAACGTATACGGCAAGAGTGCTGTTGATGCTTCTCAAGCATCTGAACGCGCGCAAAACAAAGCTTGGAATGTGCGCTTGGTTGAAGACTGGTCCATGGATGTTGCGGATCGCTGGGCATTTATGGCTGGCTTTGCCGCAAGCTATGGAAGCAACGGTTTGGATCAAGACAATGTGGTTCAGTGGCAAGGTATCGGTGTTCGTCCGGTATACTACTTCACTGACAGATTCCAATTGGCAACTGAAGTTGGTTACACTCGTTACGAAGATCAAAACGAAAAAGACAAAGTGACTAATGCCTATATCGGTCCACGTGATTTGGGTCGTGTGGCCATTGCTCCACAGCTTTCGTTTAAGAAAAGCATCTGGGGACGTCCAGTTATGCGTGCCTATGCTTCATATTCATTCTGGAACTCAGCGAACCAAGGTGCTGATTATATTGGTGGCAACGCTCCGACATTTGCGGACAAATCTAGTGGTTTCAACGTAGGTTACCAGTACGAAGTTTGGTTCTAA
- a CDS encoding alpha-1,6-glucosidase domain-containing protein has protein sequence MLDRRLKQLLTFIFTALSFLLADPASAASPARAQWLSSQKMLVKLPQGLRVADNMIFQLANSDINFRDVPRTYPLPVLQRQDNYAVVSTAGLNRQMIEDLIHRPLKVFVTNDQNQLLDSTAIQYAGLLDELYAYRGNDLGVTNQGSQFQLKLWAPTAFSVRVALFASPTAMQSDAVLVPTYQNGVWTTSVPRQYQNFYYLYEVTVYQPLTDRMETSLVTDPYSISLAMNGAKSQLVDLDSGESKPYGWDNLTKPYLNSFKDITIYELHIRDFSANDESIPFVYRGTYDAFAQGAGRGVQYLKSLADAGLTHVHLLPFNDFGSVNEDRTTWETINANSSNLQDAQGALSQIRARDAFNWGYDPVHFFVSDGSYAMDPQGLSRVRETRTMVQSLNTLGLRVVQDVVFNHTYENGLSAFSVFDKIVPLYYYRLNDEGYTYNSSCCADTASEHFMMEKLIVDSVVHWAKNYKIDGFRFDLMSFHSRSTLMKVKEALRSLTLQRDGVDGSRIYIYGEAWPFGSFYNQNPQESMSQLNAYGTGIGFFNDRLRDAVRGGTTSSSEKSDQGFATGLYFDFNQEPANQNTPTDINQQMDKIRHLGDVIKVGLAGNLRDFSFREHYGNVILGGNLLYRNSPVATSAEPIETINYVSAHDGYTLWDAVQAKAPFYTRGRIPETATAIERQRMHQLAMAIPMLSQGIPFMEAGVELLRSKNGDQDSYDSGDYFNRINWIGNDNYWGQGLPPAWKNYNDWAFWQPRLQNQDLKVTPQLIAQTANYYKGLLRLRKGSSLFKMNSLEEIMNGLVFLDNENTIDPGLIAMVLHNPKEALLIMFNSSRNPRVFSHKVLSYNWGYDPAFGPNVDPLLAQVILNRAQSQIQIPGMTTVVLRLAKGSYFTGVK, from the coding sequence TTGCTAGATCGACGCTTGAAACAACTGCTGACATTCATTTTCACAGCGCTTTCATTTCTATTAGCAGACCCTGCGTCCGCTGCTTCACCTGCGCGCGCGCAATGGTTAAGTTCACAAAAAATGTTGGTCAAACTTCCTCAAGGTCTTCGTGTTGCCGACAACATGATCTTTCAGCTGGCCAACAGTGATATCAATTTCAGAGATGTTCCGCGCACTTATCCTCTTCCCGTGCTGCAACGTCAGGACAACTATGCGGTGGTCAGCACGGCTGGTTTGAACCGCCAGATGATCGAGGATTTGATTCATCGTCCGCTGAAAGTTTTCGTAACCAATGATCAAAACCAGCTTCTTGATTCGACCGCGATTCAGTATGCCGGTCTGTTGGATGAGCTTTATGCTTATCGTGGCAACGATCTGGGTGTAACGAATCAGGGTTCGCAATTTCAATTAAAGCTGTGGGCTCCAACGGCTTTTTCTGTGCGAGTAGCTTTGTTTGCTTCGCCGACAGCGATGCAATCAGATGCTGTACTAGTTCCAACTTATCAAAATGGCGTTTGGACAACATCAGTCCCCCGTCAGTACCAAAATTTTTACTACCTGTATGAAGTGACGGTTTATCAGCCGCTCACGGACCGTATGGAAACCTCTTTGGTTACCGATCCCTACAGCATCAGTCTTGCGATGAATGGTGCAAAATCTCAACTGGTAGATTTGGATAGCGGCGAGTCTAAACCATATGGATGGGATAACCTGACAAAACCCTATCTGAACTCTTTCAAAGACATAACAATCTATGAACTTCACATCCGCGACTTTAGCGCCAACGACGAAAGCATTCCTTTCGTGTATCGCGGAACTTACGATGCTTTCGCGCAAGGTGCTGGGCGTGGAGTGCAGTATCTGAAATCCTTGGCTGATGCGGGTTTAACCCACGTTCATCTTTTGCCATTCAATGATTTCGGATCTGTGAATGAGGATCGCACAACTTGGGAAACCATCAATGCTAACTCCTCGAACCTTCAGGATGCTCAAGGGGCGCTGTCGCAAATTCGCGCCCGTGATGCTTTCAACTGGGGTTACGATCCGGTTCACTTCTTTGTTTCTGATGGTTCCTACGCAATGGATCCGCAAGGTCTTTCCCGTGTTCGCGAAACGCGCACCATGGTTCAATCTTTAAACACGTTGGGCTTGCGCGTGGTTCAAGACGTTGTGTTTAACCACACTTATGAAAATGGTCTAAGCGCATTTTCAGTTTTTGATAAAATCGTTCCTCTTTACTATTACCGCCTGAACGATGAGGGTTACACTTACAACTCTTCTTGTTGTGCGGATACGGCCAGCGAACACTTCATGATGGAAAAACTCATCGTGGATTCTGTGGTTCACTGGGCAAAGAACTATAAAATTGACGGTTTCCGTTTTGATTTGATGTCTTTCCACTCGCGCTCGACCTTAATGAAAGTAAAAGAAGCTTTGCGCTCTTTGACTTTGCAACGTGATGGCGTGGATGGCTCTCGCATCTATATATATGGAGAAGCTTGGCCGTTTGGTTCTTTCTATAACCAAAATCCGCAGGAATCCATGAGCCAGTTGAATGCTTATGGTACTGGTATCGGTTTCTTTAACGATCGTCTGCGTGATGCGGTTCGCGGTGGCACGACAAGTTCTTCTGAAAAATCAGATCAGGGCTTCGCGACAGGATTGTATTTTGATTTCAATCAGGAACCGGCAAACCAAAACACACCGACAGATATCAATCAGCAAATGGATAAAATTCGCCATTTGGGAGATGTGATCAAAGTGGGACTTGCAGGGAATCTTCGTGATTTCTCTTTCCGTGAACATTATGGAAATGTGATCCTGGGGGGAAACCTTCTGTACCGCAACAGCCCTGTGGCAACTTCGGCAGAACCGATTGAAACCATCAATTATGTTTCTGCTCACGATGGTTATACTTTGTGGGATGCCGTTCAAGCAAAAGCGCCTTTCTATACTCGTGGACGTATTCCAGAAACGGCGACGGCCATAGAACGTCAGCGTATGCACCAGTTGGCAATGGCGATTCCTATGCTTAGCCAAGGTATTCCATTTATGGAAGCTGGTGTGGAACTTCTGCGTTCTAAAAACGGTGACCAGGATTCTTATGATTCGGGAGATTATTTCAACCGCATCAACTGGATAGGCAACGACAATTATTGGGGTCAGGGTCTGCCACCCGCTTGGAAGAACTATAATGACTGGGCCTTCTGGCAACCCCGCCTGCAAAATCAAGATTTGAAAGTGACACCGCAGTTGATTGCGCAAACTGCGAATTACTACAAAGGACTTCTGCGTCTGCGTAAAGGCAGTTCGCTATTTAAAATGAATTCTTTGGAAGAGATCATGAACGGATTGGTCTTCCTGGATAATGAGAACACGATTGACCCAGGTCTCATCGCCATGGTTCTGCACAATCCCAAAGAAGCGCTTTTGATTATGTTCAACAGCTCGAGAAACCCTCGAGTCTTTTCTCACAAAGTATTGAGCTACAACTGGGGTTACGACCCTGCGTTTGGACCGAATGTGGATCCATTGCTTGCGCAAGTGATCCTTAATCGTGCTCAGTCTCAGATTCAAATTCCAGGTATGACAACAGTGGTGTTGCGACTGGCAAAGGGATCTTATTTTACGGGTGTTAAGTAA
- a CDS encoding extracellular solute-binding protein, with the protein MRYYLFLLITLCSMAAHAEKLRIHVWHQMIYGHRQVLAEVLKEFEKQNPDITVQATYRETEELRSGYQSAAMGGSGPELVYGPSDQIGPFATMGIIRPLDEVLGVDYFKQFDPLAAPTFNGKHFAIGDAVGNHLMLIYNKKLLPVPPKNSDELIEMGKKATIDKNGDGRVDQWGLVFNYTEPFFFAPFIPAFGDDFIKDDVKPNLNTPALANTFQFILDMRDKYKIIPKECDYETANALFKDNKAAMLINGDWSWGDYKEAKVDFGIARIPMISGTGKWPASLVGTKGYSLNVNMKSPQHQEAAVKLLMYLTSTPVQLQFAEKVGILPSNLDARDSDIVKNNPLLKISADIMEVGHPMPIVPEVRAIWDSLRIQYQKVLAGSLTPQAGAQGAQVLAEKQIAEMNEVLKPDAGAYVLKAIFALVILGGIWMSRKSLVAFVKGFQGPNRFAYYMMLPAFIGIFAVIVYPFFYNIAISFSNFSLRTFQDWSLVGFTHYVNAFSDPKFYSLFLKTVIWTVVNVFFHVTLGVFLAVIINQVMPFQGFWRALLIIPWAVPQYITALTWRAMFNQEYGPINIVLQKFLHLSPIQWLSQPTTAFAACIITNVWLGFPFMMIVALGGLQSISHSLYEAARLDGATSWQRFRHITWPLLMPVMVPAALLGSIWTFNNLNVIWLVSNSGEPGDQTHILVSYVYKAAFNLYRYGYAAAVSVIIFLILVIWGLGMLKSQYQKETK; encoded by the coding sequence ATGCGCTATTATTTGTTTCTATTGATCACACTCTGTTCGATGGCTGCTCATGCGGAGAAACTTCGTATTCACGTATGGCACCAAATGATCTATGGCCACCGTCAGGTTCTGGCTGAAGTTCTTAAAGAATTTGAAAAACAAAATCCCGATATCACGGTTCAGGCAACTTATCGTGAAACTGAAGAACTACGCAGCGGTTATCAATCCGCAGCTATGGGTGGTTCGGGTCCAGAGCTGGTTTACGGTCCTTCGGATCAAATCGGTCCTTTTGCCACAATGGGCATCATCCGTCCTTTGGATGAAGTTCTGGGCGTAGACTATTTCAAACAATTCGATCCTCTGGCGGCTCCGACTTTCAATGGTAAGCACTTTGCTATCGGCGATGCTGTCGGCAACCACTTGATGTTGATCTATAATAAAAAGCTTTTGCCTGTTCCTCCGAAAAACTCGGATGAATTGATCGAGATGGGTAAAAAAGCGACCATCGATAAAAATGGCGACGGCCGTGTTGATCAATGGGGCTTGGTATTCAACTATACAGAGCCGTTCTTCTTTGCGCCGTTCATTCCGGCTTTTGGCGACGACTTCATTAAAGACGACGTAAAACCCAACCTGAACACGCCAGCTCTAGCGAACACATTCCAATTCATTTTGGATATGCGTGATAAGTACAAAATCATCCCGAAAGAGTGCGACTACGAAACGGCCAATGCTCTTTTCAAAGACAACAAAGCTGCGATGTTGATCAACGGTGACTGGTCTTGGGGTGATTATAAGGAAGCGAAAGTCGATTTCGGTATTGCCCGTATTCCAATGATTTCAGGCACTGGCAAATGGCCGGCTTCTTTGGTGGGAACCAAGGGTTATTCACTGAACGTGAATATGAAATCACCCCAGCATCAAGAAGCAGCTGTTAAGCTTTTGATGTATTTGACGTCCACTCCGGTGCAACTGCAATTCGCAGAAAAAGTGGGCATCTTGCCATCCAATCTGGATGCGCGTGATTCTGATATCGTTAAGAACAATCCATTGCTGAAAATCTCGGCTGACATCATGGAAGTCGGTCATCCCATGCCGATCGTGCCTGAAGTACGCGCGATCTGGGACAGCTTGCGTATTCAATACCAAAAAGTATTGGCTGGCAGTCTGACTCCACAAGCTGGTGCACAAGGTGCTCAGGTTCTGGCTGAAAAACAAATCGCCGAGATGAATGAGGTTCTTAAACCCGACGCCGGTGCTTATGTTCTAAAAGCGATTTTTGCCTTGGTAATCTTGGGTGGCATTTGGATGTCGCGCAAATCATTGGTGGCTTTCGTCAAAGGCTTCCAGGGTCCTAATCGCTTTGCCTACTATATGATGCTTCCGGCATTTATCGGTATCTTTGCGGTAATCGTGTATCCGTTCTTCTATAATATCGCGATTTCTTTTTCGAACTTTAGCTTGCGCACGTTCCAGGATTGGTCGCTGGTGGGCTTTACTCATTACGTGAATGCGTTTTCGGATCCAAAATTCTATTCATTGTTCTTGAAAACAGTGATTTGGACCGTCGTGAACGTTTTCTTCCACGTGACGTTGGGTGTGTTCTTGGCTGTTATCATTAATCAAGTGATGCCATTCCAAGGTTTCTGGAGAGCTCTTTTGATCATCCCGTGGGCCGTTCCTCAATACATCACGGCTCTAACCTGGAGAGCGATGTTCAATCAGGAATACGGACCGATTAATATCGTTCTGCAAAAGTTTTTACACTTGTCTCCGATTCAATGGCTCAGCCAACCGACGACGGCCTTTGCGGCCTGTATCATCACCAACGTGTGGTTGGGATTCCCATTCATGATGATCGTGGCCTTGGGCGGTTTACAGTCTATTTCCCATTCACTGTATGAGGCGGCTCGCCTGGATGGCGCGACTTCATGGCAGCGTTTCCGTCACATCACGTGGCCGTTGTTGATGCCAGTGATGGTTCCCGCAGCGCTTTTGGGTTCTATCTGGACATTTAATAACTTGAATGTGATTTGGTTGGTTTCAAATTCCGGCGAGCCGGGAGATCAAACGCACATCCTGGTATCTTATGTTTATAAAGCGGCCTTTAACTTGTATCGCTATGGTTATGCAGCGGCTGTTTCTGTGATTATCTTCCTGATCCTGGTTATCTGGGGCTTGGGAATGCTTAAGTCACAATATCAAAAGGAGACCAAGTAA
- a CDS encoding sugar ABC transporter permease has translation MVKRLLAWVSILLFAVFSLYPIVYVISVSLRGDNAFQTQSLEIVGPNSTLKNFVSLFTETDFLLWLKNSLIISGVTTFAGVALASCSAYALSRYRFRGRNMMLFSLLTTQMFPATMLMLPFFIILSQLHLIDSFWGLFIIYSSTALPFCIWQMKAYYDTIPRELEEAALLDGCSRWMIFTKIILPVSSPALVITALFSFMSSWSEYVIAAVVLQDPQLYTLPLGLRSFQASLATQWGLYAAGALIVSIPVLILFISISRYLVSGLTMGSVKG, from the coding sequence ATGGTAAAACGTCTTCTCGCTTGGGTTTCGATCCTTTTGTTTGCTGTGTTCTCTCTGTACCCGATCGTTTATGTGATTTCGGTTTCTCTTCGTGGCGACAATGCTTTCCAAACGCAGTCTTTGGAAATCGTCGGTCCGAATTCCACACTTAAAAACTTTGTTTCATTGTTCACAGAAACAGACTTTTTGTTGTGGTTGAAAAACTCATTGATCATCAGCGGTGTTACGACATTTGCGGGTGTGGCGCTGGCTTCCTGCAGTGCTTACGCTTTGTCTCGTTACCGTTTCCGTGGCCGTAACATGATGTTGTTCTCTTTGCTGACGACACAGATGTTTCCAGCCACGATGTTGATGCTTCCATTCTTTATTATCTTGTCGCAGCTACATCTGATCGACAGCTTCTGGGGATTGTTCATTATCTATTCCTCGACAGCATTGCCGTTCTGTATCTGGCAGATGAAGGCGTACTATGACACCATTCCGCGCGAGCTCGAAGAAGCGGCGCTATTGGATGGCTGCTCACGCTGGATGATCTTTACCAAAATTATTCTGCCGGTGTCTTCACCAGCACTTGTGATCACGGCTTTGTTCAGCTTTATGTCAAGCTGGTCTGAATACGTGATTGCCGCCGTGGTTCTGCAAGATCCACAGCTTTATACTCTGCCTCTGGGACTTCGTTCCTTCCAGGCAAGTCTTGCGACTCAATGGGGCCTGTATGCAGCAGGTGCTTTGATCGTAAGTATTCCAGTTTTGATTTTGTTCATCAGTATTTCCCGTTATTTGGTTTCTGGTCTGACAATGGGAAGCGTGAAGGGTTAA
- a CDS encoding ABC transporter ATP-binding protein → MANIEFSNLAKSFGSAKILKDINLEIASGEFLVLVGPSGCGKSTLLRTLAGLETLDSGTIKVGGKVINNVEPQDRDLAMVFQSYALYPHMTVEENMGFGLKLQKISASEIAKRVKEIAELLQISHLLERRPKELSGGQRQRVALGRALARKTPVILFDEPLSNLDAHLRTQMRVEIKRLHENSKSTMIYVTHDQMEATTMGDRIAVLKDGVIEQVGTPTDIYHRPKNMFIASFIGSPEMNFIEGNTVRRLPWPEAQKADQVLGVRPESFKFNTGDLSPQELALGDYTVELSENLGGQQMLHGLLDGQSVRIITDSMDKFSKGQKVPVKIDLTKAHLFDKKTGQNQRL, encoded by the coding sequence ATGGCGAATATTGAATTTTCTAATCTGGCTAAAAGTTTCGGCTCCGCCAAAATTCTTAAAGACATCAATTTGGAAATCGCTTCGGGCGAGTTTCTGGTATTGGTAGGTCCTTCTGGTTGCGGTAAATCCACTTTGCTTCGCACGCTTGCCGGTCTTGAAACTTTGGATTCCGGTACGATCAAAGTCGGCGGTAAGGTAATCAACAATGTTGAACCTCAGGATCGCGACCTGGCGATGGTATTCCAAAGCTATGCTCTTTACCCGCATATGACGGTGGAAGAAAACATGGGCTTTGGCTTGAAGCTGCAAAAAATTTCTGCATCCGAAATCGCCAAACGCGTGAAAGAGATCGCAGAGCTTTTGCAGATTTCTCACCTGCTTGAGCGCCGTCCAAAAGAACTTTCCGGTGGTCAACGTCAGCGTGTGGCTTTGGGTCGTGCCCTGGCTCGTAAAACTCCGGTGATTTTGTTCGACGAACCCCTCTCGAATTTGGATGCACATCTTCGTACGCAAATGCGCGTAGAGATCAAACGTCTTCATGAAAATTCCAAATCCACGATGATCTATGTGACTCATGATCAAATGGAAGCAACAACGATGGGTGATCGTATCGCCGTTCTGAAAGATGGCGTGATCGAACAAGTTGGCACTCCAACGGATATTTATCACCGCCCCAAAAACATGTTCATCGCAAGTTTCATCGGTTCCCCAGAGATGAACTTCATCGAAGGCAACACCGTTCGCCGCCTGCCATGGCCGGAAGCTCAAAAAGCCGACCAAGTTTTGGGTGTTCGCCCAGAAAGCTTTAAATTCAATACAGGCGATCTGAGCCCCCAAGAACTTGCTCTCGGCGATTATACGGTGGAACTGTCAGAAAACCTTGGAGGCCAACAAATGCTCCACGGATTGTTAGATGGCCAAAGTGTGAGAATTATTACGGATTCCATGGATAAATTTTCCAAGGGGCAAAAGGTTCCAGTGAAAATAGATCTGACAAAGGCTCACCTGTTTGATAAGAAAACAGGACAGAATCAGCGTCTATAG